GATGCTCCCCCGGTACTTCCCGAAGGACGACAGCCAGCCCTCCGGGTCCATCACGAAGCTCTCCGGTGACGTCATCACCAAGTGCATGCCCACGTAGATGGGCGCCAGCAGGCAGCCGATGAGCCCCATGTCGTGGAACAGCGGCAGCCACACGCACCCCACGTCCTGCGACGTCATCCGCAGCCCGCGCCGAATCGCCTCCACGTTGGACAGGAGGTTGCGGTGCGTGAGCACCGCCCCCTTCGGCGCCGTGGTGCTGCCCGACGTGTACTGGATGAGCGCCGGCGAGTCCGGCGACACCGCGTGCCACGTGGGCCCGGACTCCAGCAGCGGCTCCAGCGTGCGCGTGCGCACGCCCTGGGCCGCCATGCCGTCCTCCAGCATCCGCAGGAAGCCCTCCTGCGCCGTGGGCCCCAGCAGCAGCTTGATGCCAGAGCGCTCCAGCGCCCCGCGCGTGCGCTCCAAGTAGCGCTCCGGGTTGGAGAAAGGCAGCGGCGGTGGCAGCGGCACCGGAATCGCTCCCGCCGCCAGCACGCCGAACAGCCCGCGGATGCTCTCGCCCGACGTGGGCAGCAGCAGCGCCACGCGGTCTCCCGGCTCCACACCCGCCTGGTTGCGCAGGCCCGTGGCCAGCCGCCCCGCGTCCTCGTACAGCTGCGCCAGCGGCAGCCACTCCACCTCCTCGCCTCCACTCAGCAGGCGGATGCCCGCTTCGGGGTGGGCCAGCGAGGACTGGCGCAACATCTCCACCAGCGTGTCGCCTCGCTTGAGCGAGGCGAAGAAGCTCTCCGTGGGCGAGGTCATGGCGACGCTCCTACGAGTGGGTTCGTTTCTTCCAGGATGCGAAGGGTCCTGCACGACCTGTGTCCTTCCCGCCCCGAGGGTGGAAGGAACGTTCATTCCACGCAGGGGTGGCCGGACACCTCCGCGGCTCCGCTCAGCTCGCCTGCTGCAGCGATTGCGGCGCGGCCAGCGTCTCGACGAGCAGGAGGAACTGCCCCACCGTCTCCATGCGGAAGGTGGCGTCGTCCGGAATCTCGATGCCGAACTTCTTCTCCACCTTGAGGATGATGGACAGCACCTTCATGGAGTCCATGCCCGCAATCCCCCGCAGGTGCACGTCCGGCGTCAGCTCCTCGGCTGGCATTCCCAGCTCGCCACTCAGAATCTGGATGATGTCGTTCCGCATCTCAGGTCACCTCGCGCATGTAGCGTTTGAAGCTCTCCAGCGTCTCTTCCGGCAGCCCGTGACGGGCCGCATCCATCCGCTCGGCGTCCAGGAGCATGAACGTCGCATCCGCCGCCGCGACCAGCCCTTCCACCGGGCTCTCCAGCCGCCCCGACAGGCGCACCAGCTCGCCGTCGCGCGACTGCACCTCGGCCACCGCCACGTAGGGCTGGCCCGTCTTCATCACCTTCACGTAGCGAAGCCGCAGCCCCACCGTCATCGCCGGCACGCGGTGCACGTGCAGCGAGGCACGGGCCAGCACCTCGTCCAGCACCGTGGCCACGATTCCGCCGTGGATGATGCCGGGGAAGGACTCGAAGTCCCGCCCCAGGCACACGTCGGTGTGGATGCGCCCCGCCTCGTCATGGCGGAACGTCAGGCGCAGGCCCTTCATGTTCCCAGGCGCGCAGCCGAAGCAGTTGCCATAGGGCGCGGGGTCCGGCGGCGGCGCACGAGCAGGTCCGGAGTCCATGGTGTCAGGCCATCTCCCGCAGCGTGCGCTTCAAGTCCCGGACCGTGCGCAGGCCCTCGTCGTTGGTGAGGCCGCGCAGCATGGCGAAGACGCGTGCGTCCGCGCGGTCCGTCACGCCCTCGTTCTGCTTCTCCACCTGCTTCAGGCCCGTGGCCGACGTGGAGTGCGGATAGAAGTGCCCCGCCGGGTGCTTCACACCATCGCTGCGGTCCGCCAGCCAGACGTAGGCCATCTTCAGCGCGGCCTGCAGGTGCTCGCGGTTGAGCGCGCACAGCTCCTTGCAGAAGACGAGGAAGGCGCGCGCGTGGCGGCCCTCGTCCCGGCCCAGCACCGTCCAGATGTTGCGCAGCACCGGCTCGCGCGTCTGGGCGGCCAGCGTCTTGTAGTACTCGGCCGCGCGCGCCTCGGAGATGATGTTCATCATCAGCGTGCCGGCCTTGTCCTGGCCCATGGGGTACGGCTCACGCTTGTACATGGCGTGCTTGGCCGGCACGGAGATGCCCAGCGCCTCCAGGTAGCGGCACTGCACCAGCGAGTGCCGCGACTCCTCCGCCCCCCACGACAGCGCCCACGAGGAGAAGCTGTACTCGTCCCCCCACTCGCGCAGGAAGTTGTGCGCGCCCGGCAGCGTGCCGAACTCGATGATGGCCGACTCCTTCAGGAGGTCGATTTCCTCGTCCGTCAGCAGCGAGCGGTCCACCTTCGAGAAGTCGCCCAGGTCCGCCCACGTCCAGCGCGTGTTCTCGAACCAGTCGAAGACCTTGTTGAACGTCGCATCCAGGTAGAAGCGCGGAATCAGCGGGTTGGCGCCCAGCGCCCGGTGCGCGCGCAGCCCCTGCTCCAGCGCCCGCGTGAAGCCCGGGGCCGACAGCTCGCCCGCGTCCAGCACGGCCTCGACGTCCAGGTCTCCCAGCCCGCCCGCCGCCAGGAAGCGCGTGTCCTTGCCGAGCAGGAAGATGCGCACGCGCTCGAAGCGAGGGTCGTCCCGCAGCAGCCGCAGCGGCGCGGGGACCTGCCCGTCCGCGGCCTCGTCGAGGAAGGCCACCACGAGCGCGTCCTCGCCCATGCGAGTCAGGTACTCGCGCGCGGAGTCGGGCGTGACGACGTCCACCAGCAGGCGCGTGCCGTCCGGCAGCGTGACGTCCGTCGTCCCGCCGGGCAGCGGCCTCGAGCTCAGCCAGGCGGCGCGAAGCCGCTCCGCCGTGGGAGTCATCAGGGAGGGAGGAAGAGTCTGGGCAATAGCCGGCACACCGCTCGCCGCGAGCGCACTCATGGAGACCTCTGGGATGGAGACGGGAGAGCCCTTCCGCACCGGAGGGGCCACTCACCTGTCTGAACGGAGGTGGGGGTTTTTCTTCCCCACCCACCTGGATTTTTTCGTCCACCCCGGGGAAGGACGGACGCGGCGGGCGTTCTGGTACCGTCCCCCCACCTCCTGCCTGGAGCCTCGCCGGATGAACCTCTACACCCTGCTCAAGAAGCCCTTCTTCAGCCGCTACCAGAAGCCGTGGAGCTGGCCCGCGGAGGCGGAAGCGGAGCGGGGAAGCTGGCGGCGCGTGGACCTGGACAACGGCCGGGGCGGGACGCTGGTGGGCCTCTTCGGTGAGTCCTCCTCCGGTCCCGCGCGGGCCACGGTGGTGTGCGCGCACCCGATGGGCGTGGAGGCCAAGGGCTTCTACCTGAAGCACGGCCACGCGCGGATGCTGCGCGAGAGCGGCTTCAACGTGCTGCTGTTCGACTTCAATGGCTTCGGCGAGAGCCCGGACGCGGACCTGCTCTATCCGGCGGACGTGCTCGCGGCCGCGAAGGGCGCGGCGGCGCTGGCACCGGGGCTGCCCGTCATGGGGCTGGGCGCTTCCTTCGGCGCGGCGTGGCTGGTGTGCGCGCTGGGACAGCAGGGCCACGGCATGACGGCAGCGGTGATGGAGTGCCCCTTCACCACGCTGGACGAGTACTGGGTCCGCTACAAGGTGGCCTTCGCGGTGCTGAAGGCGAGCAACGTGCTCATGCCCAGGCTGCTCGCGAAGCTGCGCCCGGTGGCGCGCGTGCGCGACGTGGCGGACGTGAAGGCCGTGCTCTTCATCTATGGCGGACAGGACTCCGTCACCCCGTCCTCCATGGGCGAGCGCCTGCTGGCCGCGTGCCCGCTGCCCCGCGAGCAGTGCTCGATGTGGGTGATTCCGGAGGCCAAGCACACGCGCGCGCTGACGGCCGCGCCCCAGGCCTACCGCGAGCGCGTGGTGGGGCTGTTCGAGTCCGCGCTCGCGCAGGCAGCGCCCCGCGCACAGCAGGCTCGCGGCTGAGGCGGCACCCATCCCGGGCCCGCGTCATTTCGCGGCCCGCGGGACTCTCTGGAGGACGCACATGACGTCGACGAAGCACCAGCCCATCGTCTCCCCCACCCTGCCCAAGCCCGCGGGGCCGTACTCGCCCGGCATGCAGCTGGACAGGCTGCTCTTCATCTCCGGCCAGGCCGCCACGGACCCGGCCACGGGGAAGCAGGCGGAGGGAATCGAGGCGCAGACGGAGCAGGTGCTGCGCAACCTGGAGCGCATCCTCGTGGCCGGCGGCTCCAGCCTGCAGCACGTGCTGCGCTGCGGCGTCTTCCTCACGGACATGGCGGAGTTCCCGCGGATGAACGCCGTCTACGAGCGCGTCTTCGGCGGCCACCGGCCCGCGCGCACCACCGTGCAGGTCTCCGCCCTCCCAAACGAGGGCCTGCGCGTGGAAATCGACTGCATCGCGTACGTGCCGTGAGCCCCCGGGGCGTACTGCCCGTGTCCCGGGCCACAACAGCCGCCCCTGGCGCGTCCGCGCACCCGGGCCCACAGGGCCTGCAGGACGGTGCAAGTGCCCGCGCCAGAACGACTTTCCGACCGTTCGGCACGGTGCGTCGACCGCTGGACGATGACCTGCGACTGGCAGACCTCTGGCCAGTTGGCAGGACAATCCCGAGTTTCTAAGTTAATCAGGAAGAAGCCGCCCTGACGTCGGTTCTCCGTGGCAGGAACGACGGGGCCGGGCTGCTTCTCCGAGGACGGCGCGCACCGCGCGCCGCCGCAGGGGTGGCCGGGAGGCCACCAGGGCAGCCCTCCTCACGCTCGGAGGGAGTCCCAGACCAGGGGTGCGAGGCGAGGGGCACCCACTGCTAGACGAGTTTGATGGGCATCATCGCGCCCGCCTCGAACTCCGGCGTGCGACGCAGCTGGTCCAGCACGCGCGGCGCGCAGCGCAGGTGGAGCATGGGCAGGGAGCCCGGCTCACTCACCGAACGCACGGCGCCCTGGAGCTGGTGCGCTTCAATCCAGCGCATGAAGCTCTGGTAGAAGCGCGCGCTCTCGGCCAGGCCGGACTGGTGCACCTCCGCCCGTGAGCGGAGCGGCGGAAGTGCGGGTGCATACGCGGGCGGAGCCTGGGGCTCCTCGCGCGGCATCACCGTCACGTCAATCCAGTCGGGTTGTACGTCCGCGCCCGCCGAGCCCGGCAATGGGCGCACGTCCGCGCGGGCGGCAGCGCCCGGCATGGGGCGCACGCCCGAGCCAAACCTGGACAGAGCCTCGGCATACACGTCGCCCGGCTCGCCATTCTTCCTGCTCATGGCCTTCTCCTCCACCGGGTCCGGCGCTCAACTGGCGCCGACCCCGGTATCAACCCACCGCCCTCACCTGAACACTGCCAGGCCCTTACCCGTCCGGTGTGTCCCCGAGCGAGGGAGCTTGACGGCATTGGCGAGGATCAAATCCCTCACCTCCGTCGCCGTCAAGTCAGGGGCACGGCAGCGGTACAGTGCTGCAATACCCGCTACATAAGGCGCCGCCATGCTGGTGCCACTCATTCGCTCGTAGAACGCCTGGTTGTTGCAGCGCCGCTCCGTGGACGAATACACGTTCACTCCGTAACCCATGACATCAGGGACGACGCGCTTCTCCACCACACCGCTGGCGGAGAATGTGGCCACATTGCGCTCGAAGTCGACCGCGCCAACGGCCAGGGACTCCGGAAAGGCGGCTGGATAACCAACCGCATCGGGTCCATTGTTGCCTGCCGCGACAACAGGCAGGACGTTGCTGTCGAGCAGGCGACGAATCATGGTCTGCAGCGCGCGCAGGTTGAGGCGGTAGTCGGCCTCGGAGATGCCGGGCGGCGGCGCCAGCGGGAAGCCGAGCGACAGATTCACGACCGCCGGGCGCATGGAGTTTTCAGGGCGGCTGAATTGATGCAGCAGCCACTCCATGCCGGCGGCCACGCGGCCGAGGCTGGTGCGGATGGTCTCCGATTCGATGACGGAGGCGACGTAGAGGTCCACCTCCGGGGCGACGCCGTGGTGAACGCCCGCGGCGATGCCGCACACGTGCGTGCCGTGGCCGTCCGGGTCGAAGCCGCGGATGTCACGAGCGGGGTTGTGCGGCGAGTTGGGGAACAGCGACACGTAACGGAACTGGATGACACGCGCAGCATGCTCCGGGTGGTCGGCGTCCACACCGGTGTCGAGGATGCCGAGCATGACGCCGGCGCCGCGGATGCCCTGGGCGTGGGCCAGGGGGACGCCGCACTCGTCCGGCCACTCGCGCTGCGCGAGGGAGGACATGCCGCGGTTGCGCGGCCCCGTATTTCCGGCGGACACCGGGCCGGGGAAGGACAGGGGCACCACGTCGGGGATGAACTCGAACTCGCTCTCCAGCCGGCTGCGGGCCTCCTTCTCCGTGGCCTCCTCGTAGAAGTGGGCCATGGTGGCGCCGATGAGGGGCATGAAGCGGTAGCTGCCCGGCTCGGCGCCGGTCTGCTCGGAGACGGTGGCGCCCGGCATGGGCATCGTGGACGAGTCCGCGCCGCGCGTGCCGGCCCTGGCCTTCGCGCCCTTGCGGCGGCGCTTGCGCGGCTCCTCTACGCTCACCGCGGGACGCACGCCGGGCAGCGTGGCCGAGCGCAGGCCGAGCGCGGTCAGCGCGTCCGGCGCATTGTTCGCCGTGGAGAAGCGCAGCGCCGTCGTGCGCGGCAGCACGCGCTCTCCCTGCTCCGTGCCGCGAGGCCCCACGCGCGCCTGCGACTCGATGGACTCCTTTGGAACCAACAGGTAGGACTTCATGGGTTGTCTACTCCTTGGACTCCCTTGCACCGCCGGTCGCGTGAGGCGAGGACGCCCGGCACCAGGTTCGCTCCCGCCGCGTGTGGAGCCTCTCGCGTGCGGCGGGGATGATGAGGGCGCGCACGTGGCGTCGTGCCCTCGACAGGGGTGGCGCGCGCGCACTTCCATCGCGTGGCGTCCACCGAAATGGGTGAATCCGGCCTCCACAGGTGCCGGGCGGAGACACACACGTCGACCTCGCGCGTGGCGGCGCGCTCGACGTGTGGTGGCTGTCTCCCCTGCTCCGGCATGCCCCTCACCCGCTCCCTGGAAAGTCCCCGGCCCACAGTGTCATTGGACAGGACGGGCCTGACAAAAAACCAAGGATTTCCCGTAGTAGACGCGCGAGACCCCCTGATTCGGTCCTAGCGGGTCTTCCTCGAACGTCTGGAAGTGGGAGTGATTCCCTCCTGGGTACGAGGAGAGTGCCAGCAGGCATACAGGCACGGTGTCTGCCAGCGGACCCCGGGGGCGGTGGGGGAGGGAAAGTCCGTGTTCCTACAAATGTTCGCCTCCGTCCCTCCGCCCGGCTAAAGGGAGGGACGTTCGCGCCGCCCAGGAGCCCTCAGACGTGATTCCCTACTGGCAAGCCCCCTCGCTCAAGCTGGGGCCCCTCACCATCGAGCCCTTCGGCGTCTTCGTCGCGCTGGGCATCATCCTGGCCGCTCGCCTGCTCGTCCGGAATGCAGAGAAGCAGGGGTTGGACCCGACGCCGCTCGCCGACTACGCGCCGTGGGGCGTGGGCATCGGCATCCTCGTGGGCCACTGGGTGCACCTGTTCTTCTACCACCCGGAGGAGCTGTCCAAGAGCCCGTTCCAGATACTCAAGGTCTGGGATGGGCTGTCGTCCTTCGGCGGACTGCTGGGCGGCATCATCGCCGCGGTGTTCTTCTTCCGGGCGCGCAAGCTGCGCTTCAACGACTACGCGGACGTGTTCGCGCTGGGCGTCGTGCCGGGCTGGGCGGTGGCCCGCCTGGGCTGCTTCGCGGTGCATGACCACCCGGGCGTGCGCACCGACTTCTTCCTCGCCGTCGCGTTCCCGGATGGTCCGCGGCACGACCTGGGCCTGTACGACGCCGCGGTCCTCTTCCTGTTCACCGGCCTGCTGTATGCCCTGCGCAACGCGGGCGCGCTGAAGGGCAAGCTGCTGCCGCTGACGGCCGTGCTGTACGCGGTGTCCCGCTTCCTCTTCGACTTCCTGCGCGCCACGGACCGGGCCTACGTCGACGCGCGCTACTTCGGGCTCACGCCCGCGCAGTACGGCTGCATCGCGCTGATTGCCTATGGCGTGTGGGGCCTGCTGCGGCGCTCGCCCGGCGGGGCCGCGGCGCCGCCGTCACCCTCGGGGACAATGCGCGCGGCGCGGTAGGGCGCTCGAGACGGCGGTAACATCGGCCCGGTGGCCTGGCGGACGGAAACGCCGGGGCCCCGGGCCGAGTCGTGTCCGGGGGGAGTTCTTCCCGTGGGAGGCTTCGGCATGAAGGCGCTGGCATATGACGCGGTGATGACGCCGCTCGGGTGGCTGGGGCTCACCGCCGCCCGGAGGAAGCTGGTGCGCGGGCTGGCCGGCCGTGTGCTGGAGGTGGGCACCGGCACGGGCCTGGCGCTGCCGGGCTACCCGGACACCGTGACGTCCGTCACCGCCATCGACGTGGACGCGGAGGCGCTCGAGCGGGCCCGGAGGCGGCGTCCCGACGTCGAGCTGCTGCACGCCAGCGTGGAGCAACTGCCGTTTCCCGCCGCGTCGTTCGACGCCGTGGTGTCCAGCCTCGTCTTCTGCAGCGTGGATGCTCCGGCGACGGCGCTGGCCGAGGTGTTCCGCGTGCTGCGCCCCGGGGGCGAGCTGCGCATGCTGGAGCACGTGCGCGCGCCGTCCTCCGGGCTGGCCGCCGCGCAGGACCTGCTCACGCCCGCGTGGCAGCGGGTGACGGGCGGGTGCCGCCTCAACCGGGACACGTTCTTCCTCGTCCAGCAGGCCGGGTTCGAGGTGGTGCGGCGCGTCCAGCGGCTGCAGGGCATGAGCGAGCTCATCATGGCCCGACGGCCGCAGGCGGGCGCAGGCCGGAGAGCTTCCGGGGCGTGAGCACCGAGTAGAGCTCGGCGATGCGCCCGTCCGCGCCCAGGTCCACGCGGACCACCGCGCGCGTGGCGAGCTTCGGGTCCTTCGCGGCCGCGAAGTCCGCCACCAGCGCCGGCAGCCCGTTGAGCATCTGGACCTCGAAGGCCGTCGGAGGGCCGCGCAGCTCCGCCAGCCGGAACAGGAAGTTGAGGACACGCTGCGCGCCGAGGACGGGATGGAGCGCCGCGCGGACCTCGCCGCCCCCGTCCGTCAGCGCGCGCACGTCGCTGGACAGCAGGGCCTCGGCCGTCGCCACGTCGCCCGACAGCAGGGCGCCCATGAAGGTCTCCAGGGCGACGCGGGTGCGCTCCTGGAGCGCCCGGGTGGGGATGCGGCGCGCGCGGTCGTACTCGGCCATGGCCGCGCGAGCCCGGTGGTGCACCACCTTCACGTTGGCCTCGGTCATCTCGAGGGCCTCGGCCACCTCGCGCACCGAGTAGTCGAACACGTCGCGCAGCAGCAGCACCGCGCGCTGCTTGGGCACCAGGGCCTCCAGCGCGAGGAGGAACGCGAAGGAGACGCTCTCCAGCAGCTCGTAGCGTCCCTCCGTCGAGCCGCCTCCCGGCAGCCTCGCCTCCACGCCCGGAGGGGTGTCCAGGTCCGAGGGCGCCTGGGCGTCCGCCGTCTCCAGCGGGGAGGGCAGCCAGGTGCCCACGTAGCCCTCGCGCCGGCGGCGGCGCAGGTGGTCCCGGGCCAGGTTCACCGCCACCCGCGTCAGCCAGGGGCGCAGCTCCTCCGTGCGGGCCGGGGGTGACGCCAGCGCCCGGGTGAAGGTCTCCTGCACCAGGTCGTCCGCGTCCGCCGCCACGCCCGTCATCCGGTAGCAGAGCCCCCAGAGGAAGCGCTCGTGCGCTCGCGCCGCCTCCGCGACCGCCCCCTGCCCCTGTCCGCCCTGGCGCTCCATGCGCTATGCCCCCGCCGCGCGGCGCGGCTGTTCGCGCTGACTCCGGGTGAGCGAGGCCGCCACGGACTCGGCGCTGGCGAAGGACGCGTCCGCGAGCATCCCCTCCGGGCCCACCCAGTCCCCTACCCTGTACAGTCCGCTCACGTGCGGCACCTGCGCCGGGGGCCTGCCGGCCAGCCCGCCCGTCGCCACCGTGGGCAGCCGGTGGCTCACCCGCAGGTCGGGCCGGAAGCGCCGCGCCACCACGTGCATCCGCCAGCCCGGCTGCAGCACGTCCATCACCGCCTCCAGGTCCGCCTCGCTCGCCGTGTCGTCCGCGCCGGTCAGGTACTTCATCACGTGCACCATCGCGCCTCCCTCCGGCGCCAGCCCCGAGGCCGCCGCGGAGTGCACCGAGACGTACCACGGGCCGTCGATTCCGAGCGCGAACAGGGCCTCCGGCTTCGGCAGTCGCGACAGGCCCAGCTCCAGCGTCGCGGCGCGGACCGAGACCGACTCCACTGCCTCCTTCGCGAGCACGGCGTCCCCGGGCACCAGCGCCGCCACGTCCGCCGGGCCGCCCGCCACCACCACCGCGTCCACGTCGTGCACCGTGCCG
This DNA window, taken from Pyxidicoccus xibeiensis, encodes the following:
- a CDS encoding acyl carrier protein encodes the protein MRNDIIQILSGELGMPAEELTPDVHLRGIAGMDSMKVLSIILKVEKKFGIEIPDDATFRMETVGQFLLLVETLAAPQSLQQAS
- a CDS encoding PaaI family thioesterase, translating into MDSGPARAPPPDPAPYGNCFGCAPGNMKGLRLTFRHDEAGRIHTDVCLGRDFESFPGIIHGGIVATVLDEVLARASLHVHRVPAMTVGLRLRYVKVMKTGQPYVAVAEVQSRDGELVRLSGRLESPVEGLVAAADATFMLLDAERMDAARHGLPEETLESFKRYMREVT
- a CDS encoding ferritin-like domain-containing protein; protein product: MSALAASGVPAIAQTLPPSLMTPTAERLRAAWLSSRPLPGGTTDVTLPDGTRLLVDVVTPDSAREYLTRMGEDALVVAFLDEAADGQVPAPLRLLRDDPRFERVRIFLLGKDTRFLAAGGLGDLDVEAVLDAGELSAPGFTRALEQGLRAHRALGANPLIPRFYLDATFNKVFDWFENTRWTWADLGDFSKVDRSLLTDEEIDLLKESAIIEFGTLPGAHNFLREWGDEYSFSSWALSWGAEESRHSLVQCRYLEALGISVPAKHAMYKREPYPMGQDKAGTLMMNIISEARAAEYYKTLAAQTREPVLRNIWTVLGRDEGRHARAFLVFCKELCALNREHLQAALKMAYVWLADRSDGVKHPAGHFYPHSTSATGLKQVEKQNEGVTDRADARVFAMLRGLTNDEGLRTVRDLKRTLREMA
- a CDS encoding alpha/beta hydrolase, producing MNLYTLLKKPFFSRYQKPWSWPAEAEAERGSWRRVDLDNGRGGTLVGLFGESSSGPARATVVCAHPMGVEAKGFYLKHGHARMLRESGFNVLLFDFNGFGESPDADLLYPADVLAAAKGAAALAPGLPVMGLGASFGAAWLVCALGQQGHGMTAAVMECPFTTLDEYWVRYKVAFAVLKASNVLMPRLLAKLRPVARVRDVADVKAVLFIYGGQDSVTPSSMGERLLAACPLPREQCSMWVIPEAKHTRALTAAPQAYRERVVGLFESALAQAAPRAQQARG
- a CDS encoding RidA family protein, translated to MTSTKHQPIVSPTLPKPAGPYSPGMQLDRLLFISGQAATDPATGKQAEGIEAQTEQVLRNLERILVAGGSSLQHVLRCGVFLTDMAEFPRMNAVYERVFGGHRPARTTVQVSALPNEGLRVEIDCIAYVP
- the popC gene encoding subtilisin-like protease PopC, with translation MKSYLLVPKESIESQARVGPRGTEQGERVLPRTTALRFSTANNAPDALTALGLRSATLPGVRPAVSVEEPRKRRRKGAKARAGTRGADSSTMPMPGATVSEQTGAEPGSYRFMPLIGATMAHFYEEATEKEARSRLESEFEFIPDVVPLSFPGPVSAGNTGPRNRGMSSLAQREWPDECGVPLAHAQGIRGAGVMLGILDTGVDADHPEHAARVIQFRYVSLFPNSPHNPARDIRGFDPDGHGTHVCGIAAGVHHGVAPEVDLYVASVIESETIRTSLGRVAAGMEWLLHQFSRPENSMRPAVVNLSLGFPLAPPPGISEADYRLNLRALQTMIRRLLDSNVLPVVAAGNNGPDAVGYPAAFPESLAVGAVDFERNVATFSASGVVEKRVVPDVMGYGVNVYSSTERRCNNQAFYERMSGTSMAAPYVAGIAALYRCRAPDLTATEVRDLILANAVKLPRSGTHRTGKGLAVFR
- a CDS encoding prolipoprotein diacylglyceryl transferase, with the protein product MIPYWQAPSLKLGPLTIEPFGVFVALGIILAARLLVRNAEKQGLDPTPLADYAPWGVGIGILVGHWVHLFFYHPEELSKSPFQILKVWDGLSSFGGLLGGIIAAVFFFRARKLRFNDYADVFALGVVPGWAVARLGCFAVHDHPGVRTDFFLAVAFPDGPRHDLGLYDAAVLFLFTGLLYALRNAGALKGKLLPLTAVLYAVSRFLFDFLRATDRAYVDARYFGLTPAQYGCIALIAYGVWGLLRRSPGGAAAPPSPSGTMRAAR
- a CDS encoding class I SAM-dependent methyltransferase; translation: MKALAYDAVMTPLGWLGLTAARRKLVRGLAGRVLEVGTGTGLALPGYPDTVTSVTAIDVDAEALERARRRRPDVELLHASVEQLPFPAASFDAVVSSLVFCSVDAPATALAEVFRVLRPGGELRMLEHVRAPSSGLAAAQDLLTPAWQRVTGGCRLNRDTFFLVQQAGFEVVRRVQRLQGMSELIMARRPQAGAGRRASGA
- a CDS encoding sigma-70 family RNA polymerase sigma factor is translated as MERQGGQGQGAVAEAARAHERFLWGLCYRMTGVAADADDLVQETFTRALASPPARTEELRPWLTRVAVNLARDHLRRRRREGYVGTWLPSPLETADAQAPSDLDTPPGVEARLPGGGSTEGRYELLESVSFAFLLALEALVPKQRAVLLLRDVFDYSVREVAEALEMTEANVKVVHHRARAAMAEYDRARRIPTRALQERTRVALETFMGALLSGDVATAEALLSSDVRALTDGGGEVRAALHPVLGAQRVLNFLFRLAELRGPPTAFEVQMLNGLPALVADFAAAKDPKLATRAVVRVDLGADGRIAELYSVLTPRKLSGLRPPAAVGP